A section of the Bactrocera dorsalis isolate Fly_Bdor unplaced genomic scaffold, ASM2337382v1 BdCtg031, whole genome shotgun sequence genome encodes:
- the LOC105232324 gene encoding DNA-binding protein RFXANK: MNISTFFPICLCTFSLPCAQTTATSANTTDFSIKFCSFTFKFEKIAQSAWLFRIVGAFVCKSVKKTENPKYNNTAGNRNSTDLHLNMSSAANSPATNSNSDDEQSRSKWHLQLNADTPPPNSNTPLSTPTSLHSSAGGVSGGATKRKSAFLPYRPHATVLTNLQRGNTEATFCPVEVALSFHERAGQGEITDDQVRIEFERNARNIDFKDATGFTALHWASYYGQLAAVRLLVDSGADVNAEAPEMVTPLLLAACGGHNEVVRLLLEHGARPTHMDIVGNTALMYAAAGNHPHTCNELLAKDPDMTATNENGDTAYSLAVENGAVLAQAVLEQYLSALLLL; this comes from the exons ATGaatatttccacattttttccaatttgcCTCTGCACATTTTCTCTTCCGTGCGCTCAGACAACAGCTACGTCGGCGAATACTACAGATTTCTCAATTAAATTCTG TTCATTCACATTTAAGTTCGAAAAGATAGCCCAGTCCGCCTGGCTATTTCGAATTGTCGGCGCTTTTGTGTGCAAGAGTGTGAAAAAGACGGAAAATCCAAAATATAACAACACAGCGGGGAATCGAAACAGTACAGACCTACACTTGAACATGTCTTCAGCGGCCAATTCGCCTGCGACCAATTCGAATTCTGATGACGAACAAAGCCG ATCGAAATGGCATTTACAACTAAATGCGGACACACCTCCACCAAATTCAAACACCCCATTATCTACGCCCACCTCATTGCATTCCAGCGCCGGTGGAGTTAGTGGTGGAGCAACAAAACGTAAAAGTGCGTTTCTTCCATATCGTCCACATGCCACTGTACTTACAAACTTGCAGCGCGGCAATACTGAAGCTACATTTTGCCCAGTGGAAGTAGCATTATCATTCCACGAACGTGCCGGTCAAGGTGAGATCACCGATGATCAGGTGCGTATAGAATTCGAGCGTAATGCTCGCAATATTGATTTCAAAGATGCTACTGGGTTTACTGCTCTACATTGGGCATCATACTACGGTCAGCTAGCTGCCGTACGCTTACTTGTTGATTCTGGTGCTGATGTGAATGCCGAAGCACCTGAAATGGTAACACCACTTTTGCTTGCAGCCTGTGGTGGTCACAATGAGGTGGTGCGTTTGTTGCTGGAACATGGTGCTCGCCCTACACATATGGATATTGTCGGTAATACGGCGTTAATGTATGCCGCTGCTGGAAATCACCCACATACCTGCAACGAATTGTTAGCCAAAGATCCGGATATGACGGCAACCAATGAGAATGGTGATACCGCATACTCCTTGGCTGTAGAAAATGGAGCTGTTTTGGCGCAAGCTGTGCTGGAGCAGTACTTGAGTGCGTTGCTGCTGCTTTAA
- the LOC105232325 gene encoding NADH dehydrogenase [ubiquinone] 1 beta subcomplex subunit 9 yields MSVPFTVRTHSRQVCSLYKRALRNLEAWYDRKNIFRYRAVLLRQRFDKNRSVTDMAEASRLLAAGEQELFETKHFQPRTFANSAGGCAFEREVIPPDWVIDYWHPLEKAQYPEYFAKREQRKQEFVAWWEKQYGKPDPKDLGHH; encoded by the exons ATGTCGGTACCGTTCACCGTGCGGACGCACTCACGCCAAGTATGCAGTCTATACAAGAGAGCACTACGTAATCTGGAAGCGTGGTATGACCGCAA aaatattttccgGTACAGAGCGGTTTTACTGCGCCAACGATTTGACAAAAATCGTAGTGTCACTGACATGGCGGAAGCCTCTCGCTTGTTAGCTGCTGGCGAACAAGAATTGTTCGAGACCAAACATTTCCAGCCTAGAACCT TTGCCAACAGTGCTGGTGGCTGCGCCTTTGAACGAGAAGTTATTCCACCAGATTGGGTTATCGACTATTGGCATCCCTTGGAGAAAGCACAGTATCCAGAATATTTTGCCAAGCGAGAACAACGCAAGCAGGAATTTGTTGCTTGGTGGGAAAAACAGTACGGCAAACCAGATCCAAAGGATTTAGGTCACCATTAA